The following is a genomic window from Miscanthus floridulus cultivar M001 chromosome 14, ASM1932011v1, whole genome shotgun sequence.
tcaatggctcgagtgacgtgctctatgagctcgctaatggggatgttcggaCGGAGTCCGATCTCGTTTTATTTGCGACAGGGTCGgcaaaagccctcgggtggcgttctGTTGCTCCTTGGcccaccttccaacagattccccctcaatacggattctatgggctcggctagaggctggattgaactagaaggttgagatgaccctacctGCCTCAATGCGGGCTGGGCAAAGgtcgctgaggctcatctatgttttctcccctggctcttgttcaaCGCGAGGTGGCCCTGGACCCTTCATgggtcagcctttgaacctcggtctctcgatcttggatcgatcggctcgagcccctaagccccttagggtctgataggggtcggccgtgtttcgtGTGTTACCTCATCCTCgatttccgcaaccggaggggctgagttgacgatacTTGccacgatggctcgagtgtcacgctcaatgagctcgctaacgggtatgttcgtgtgaaatccgggtccatcattcgctgacggggtcggtagagccctcatgtggcatttcactacttcttaacccacctctcggtagatacccgagccattcgataggcttaggtggcccgttggcctctcctcgatggagattctgtgggtttggctcagggttagaatcgaacgagaaaggtcaagatgtccctatccgcttctgagcggggttgggcaaggccgctggatctcatctctgtttttctcccctggctctgtttgatgcgaggcggcctcgagcccttcgcagaccgaccttcgaacctcgatcaGCCGCcgttcatattgaatgaggcggctgtcgcttcgtgacgtgacacgaagcgttgagatgtaaGGATTTGCATATGaaacgtttggatgtatggatttagcGTATAATTTAATTAAAACAAAAGCGGGGGGTCGATAACGTTACCCTAGTGGTGTGAGTGATGGGAAGCTTTTACCGAATATGTTAGTGTGGGGTTCGGGTCCGACATCTGTGACGGGGTTGGTGTAACCTGCATAAACATTGCCATTTTTCATTTCTGTCTCTCGGTGGCGATCCGAGTCGTTTGATTGATTTtaggcgacctgacagcttctcctcgaAGGAGATTCTATAGGAGCCCCCCCCAAAACCCCTTTCGGGGAGGCAGGAGCCAAAGCTTGTGGTGTGGGGAACTGTGAAttcaattatgctggtgaacaaaaacaccgtagccgtcggggcatagggtctggcggttcgtccagttgtattcaaagttttatacccacacgccgtgcttctggttttaaatgtaaggaggggtcaggcgagaaggATGTCTAAACAGGTAGACACTCtcagcagcccccgagcgatgtccgtgcccctgccgttgctggggtcaaaaACTCGGTAATGAAATTGATGCGCAAAGCAAGGAAACAGAGGTGCTTATTTTTCTTCGGTGGTTTGTTCATCATTTTGCCTAGGCCATTCGATTGACCCAGGAGGCCCGATGGGACCTCCCCTatcgggtcattccatggtcctgcctggggaagtggAGAGTTGTCTGCATGCGAGTGTGCCCTGGTTCTTGCGCCCGATGTGCATTAGTGGCAGGCCACTCCCAGGCAATGTCTTGTCGGTCAGAGCGCGTCCCGTCAGTCCAGGCGCATCCCCTCGGATTCCATCAGCATTGATCTCCCACCTAtaatgaataggggaaggcagagagttttttgtcccaacctttcgcctttccccaGTTGCTACGCCTCTTCcataaatagggagggggaggggagttcttgcCCCACTCCTTCGCCTGCTTTagagccgctacctcttctccttccttccaCCAAATGAGTTTGTGCGTCGTGGCgggtcctaagtgagagagggtaatgccagggagagaaaagcTCATAGATCCGCCGGTGAATctggagcgcgatgtcgagctgggggtcatcaatgtagatgagatggtgcaggctgcctttgctgagaaggggccaCTGCTGTCAAAGGAGGAGGAGGATTGGAGGGTGCCAAGCGTCATCGGCCTTGCCATCGTTCATTGTGGCCTTTCCTCGGTGGGAGACGCCCCCCACCCAGACatcgttgtcagggttgcggcggatgatgatggcatagtccctggacgccATGGTGGGGGTGTCGTTGTCAGGGTCAtggctgatgacgatggtgtagtccctagGTGCCCCGACAGGGGGCGCCGTTGTCAGGGtcatggctgatgatgatggcatagtccctgggcaccctgaggagggcaccacagtcgccgacgtggtgctcgacgtttGTAGAGGTcggtgccttcgaggatcccgcGGAACGGTAGGGcgtcgctgatggagagcgtggcgtggcgacCGTAGCAGTACTCGTAGAAGGGCTGGTCAGaaactataatcgaataagtttgtgggggagtccccgagtgaatagtcttttgtatttgtgattacattagtcctttttgtgatgggATCACTTTGTAGGTAATTAATTTTGTGCGGAAAAATGCATAAGTTTTCAACTTTTGCtacggcaaacagcttttcagcttcctcttttcTTTTGTATAAGAGGTTTTGGTGCCTTCCGGCTCATCCCATAGTCCAGGTTGCAAAAACTAGGAGTGTAGGCGAatcaattctgatcatgctggtgagcaaggaggtcatagccgctggggcgtgggtttcccgtagtcctaccagttgtactaaGAATTGATTcctaaaatcctagcccttaggacttgttacgagaagaatggaaaactttttagagaatgtttgcaaaggtaacacaggcagtgtttgtaagataaacgtacttgtatcacttatatcagcccccgagtgaggtccgacccctcgcaatttgcaggggtcggatgtcactaaaggtcGGGGATCTCTGAAGATAAAAACTTGATAAgggaaagtatgcgtttattaagggtaaaaatgacgtagctgttcaatgttctaggcgttggtgaagaccttaccgtcgatggttttcaacttgtaggtgcctggccgGAATTCTTCCGCGACGACatacggcccctcccagggtgggaAGAGCTTGTGGTGATCTTTGTTGCTCTGtacgaggcagaggacaaggtccccaacattgaaggctcGGTTCCGTACCCATCGACCGTGGTACCGTCGCAAtgcctgttggtacttggctAAACGGAGGAGGGTGATGTTGTGAGCTttgtctagttggtccatgaCGTCTTTgcgggatgcctcggctccccgctcatcgtatgctctgatccttggcgctccatagtcgaggtccgttaggaggatggccttggaaccgtagaccatgaagaaaggtgtgtagccggtggcctgtctaggagttgtcctcaggtTCCAGAGTACCgcagggagctcggtgacccagcgtgcgctgaacttgtttaaccggttgaagatcctgggtttgaggccctgtaggagcatgtcgTTTGCGCACTCGACCAGCCCATTCATTCGGGGGTGCGCGATGGCAACCCAATTGACTTGGATGTGTTGTCCATCgtagaatcaaatgaatttcttttcggtgaactgcgtgccgttatctgtgatgatggagttcggtacttcgaagcgatggatgatgtcgaggaagaatagcaccgcttgctcggacttgatcgcagagatcggtcgagcttcgatccattttgtgaacttgtctatagtgacaagcaagtgggtgtagcccccgtgtgcctttttgagaggcccaaccagatcaagcccccaaaccacgaa
Proteins encoded in this region:
- the LOC136503133 gene encoding uncharacterized protein, whose translation is MNGLVECANDMLLQGLKPRIFNRLNKFSARWVTELPAVLWNLRTTPRQATGYTPFFMVYGSKAILLTDLDYGAPRIRAYDERGAEASRKDVMDQLDKAHNITLLRLAKYQQALRRYHGRWVRNRAFNVGDLVLCLVQSNKDHHKLFPPWEGPYVVAEEFRPGTYKLKTIDGKVFTNA